CCGAGAAGATCTTGGTTCTTTAAATCATTTTCAGTATTTTCCATATAGTACCTTAATAAATAATATGTTATTCACCTTAACATTATCGTACGTTAAGGGAGCTAATACCTATAAAAATGTCCTCTTATATCTTTTTCGCTGATTTTTCGCGGCATCCACAAAGTCTATACGATTTAACTCCTATTAAGCAGTATCATAATATGCGAGGAATTTCATGGCAGCTTCAATCCAGATAGGCAAAATAATGGGTATCCCGATTAGATTACATATAACATTTCTTCTTATATTACCGGTTTTTGGATGGATTTTTGCAAATAATCCGCCACCTTTCGGTTTCAATGACCCCGGGATACCCACAGCACTTCAATATGCTCTGGGGATGTCTGCTGCGCTCTTCCTTTTCATCGGGGTACTACTGCACGAGCTCGGACATTCGTATGTGGCTAAAAGACATGGGACTAATATACAGAGTATAACACTTTTCCTCTTCGGAGGCGTTTCTTCCCTTGAAGAGATTCCGAGAAACCCAAAAGTAGAGTTCAAGATGGCTGCGACAGGTCCGGGTGTCAGCTTTTTAATCGGTCTAGTGCTCGCACTAGCCTATTCGCTTACTAAACCTAGTGATTTATCCTACTTTTCTTATTTATTTCTAGATATAAGTAAAAATCCTTATCTTCGCCTTGTGTGGCTGGTGGGGTACATTAACATAATTCTCGGTATCTTCAATCTCATTCCAGCATTCCCCATGGACGGAGGCAGGGTGCTGAGAGCATGGCTTGCCGGCAGGATGTCATATATCAGGGCTACGCACGCTGCTGCAAATATAGGCAAGATGTTTGCAATCTTCATGGGTATTTTTGGATTTTTGAACATAGCGTTTGGTGGTTTCTGGCTCCTCCTCATTGCGTTCTTTATATACATCGGCGCATCAGAGGAAGAAAAAGCCACAGAGGTGAGCGTCGTACTCGAAGGCGTGAAAATAAAAGACATTATGTCAACAGATATTCACAGCGTACCGTCAGGAATGTCTGCTGAAGGGCTTGTGGAACATATGTTCAAGTTCAAACACATGGGATATCCCGTTGTGGATGATGGGCGTCTGGAAGGCATAGTAACTTTTACAGACGTTCAAAAAGTCCATAGGGGAGAAAGAAAAAACGTTAAAATCTCGCAGATAATGACCAAAGAGATTATCAGCCTACCTGAGGATGAAGATGCCGTAAACGCCATAAAACTCATGACAATCAATAACATCGGACGAATTATTATTACAAAAGATAAAAAGATGGTAGGCATTGTATCAAGAACCGACCTTTTGCGATCTGTGCAATTATTAGAACAGCATGAATAACGGTACTTACACTGTAAGCTGCAATTTCAATTACAGGAATCCTGCGGCACCCTCTGGCTCTAAAATTATCCTTGTCGGGACTGCCCATGTTTCTGATAAAAGCGTAGCCCTTGTCAACGAGGTAATTGAAAGAGAAAAACCTGACATTGTTGCTGTTGAACTCGATAAGGCACGATATCAGGCATTAAAAGGGGAAGAGGAAGTTCATGAAATCAATGTCAAAGAGATGCTCAGCGGGGGCAAGTTTTACTACTTTTTACTGCAGTGGCTTCTTGCCTACATCCAGAAAAAAATAGGTGCGGATACAGGTGTCAAGCCAGGGGCAGAGATGCTTTCTGCCATTGAAAAAGCTGAAAAAACAGGCGCGCGGGTGGCACTTATAGACAGGGATATCCAGCTCACGCTGGGGCGCTTCTGGAACAAAATGTCCTTTTTTGAGAAACTGAAGCTTTTTGTCTCTTTAATCGGCGCAACCGTCGGTTTTGGGGGAAAGGAAATCGATATGGAGACGGTTACAGATGAGGATGTTGTAACGCAGTTGGTGGCTGAATTGCGGAAGATGGCTCCGAGCGCCGCATCTGTCCTGATAGATGAGAGAGATGCATTCATGGCTAAGAACCTTCTTGAAATATCGAAGGAAGGAAGTGTTGTGGCAGTTGTGGGCGCAGGTCACAGGGAAGGAATCCAGAGATATCTTGACGCTCCCGAAACCATCCCTCCGATAGAGGAATTGACAACGCTCTCAAAAAAGGGTTTTAGCTGGTTTAAAGCTGCAACTATAGCCTTCATAGCAATGGTCGTGGGAATGCTGGCTCTTCTGGTTTTAGGTGGATATCCCCTTGAGAAGCTTCTTACAGCAATGCTATACCTTTTTGTGGCACAGGGCATACTTTCTGCCGTTGGGGTCATTATCGCAAGAGGACATCCCCTTTCAGCATTGACTGCCTTTAGTCTTGCCTGGTTCGCATTCCTGCATCCCTTCCTAGCCATTGGCTGGCTTGTGGGGGTTGTTGAAGCGCATTTTCGCCCGCCGACCACGGAGGATTTCATGATAATAATGAAAATTGAAACAATGAAGGAATTGATGCAGAATAGGTTGTTCCGCATAATACTTGTTGCAGGACTGGCGAATCTCGGCAGCATGGTCGGGACGTTTGTTGCAATTCCTTTTATGGTTCATTATCTTGGTATCACCAATCCGCTTGATATTCTTAAGACCGCACTGGCGACAGGATTCCATACACTGAGAGGATTGATTTAAAATTCGGGTTCATTGCAAGAGCAGTTTTTGAAATAGAACTTGCGGATTAATGCGATGAGAAGAATTGGACATTACCCCTCCATTCTCTCCCTCAACCCCCTCGCCTTCTCACCCAGCTCCTTCTTCCCATAAATCCCTGCAATCAACTCCACAGCCTCAAGAGTTCTCGCAGCCCCGTCAAGGTAGCCAAGCACATCCCCGGCATAAGCATAAACCCCGTACTGCTTCTCAAGCTCCGCAATAATCCCATCAGGCGAGAGTCCCTCAGCGCAAAGCTCAATCACCCTTGCCGAGAACTTCCTCTCGGCGCAGCCGCAGTACGGTGAGTCCCTGCATGTGCATGTCATGAACTCCCGCGCAAGCTCAAGCATGGTGCGGCGCAGGTTCTCTTTCAGCTTTGCGAAGCCGTCAGCCGAAAAAACGATATCAAGCCCGGCGCCGAAAACTCTTGTCGGGATGTCGGTTCCAAGGGCATCCGACAACTGCGAAGCAAACCTGAAATACACGGCATCCATGGTCTCAAGCTCCGTAACTATATCCATCGGCTCGCGCCCGGAAACGACGGCGTTCTTAATCAAAAAGGTCTGCTCCACGCTCAGGAAATGCGAAGCCACAATGCTTCCAAGTCCCGTGGGATAAAAGCCCGCATTTGTTTTCTCAATAAATTTGTATTCTGCGAGTTTGCCAAGCAGGTAATCAAGGTCGCCCTCGCCAAGCAGCAATCCATTTATCTTCCTTATGTCCTGAAGTTTATGAGCTACCACGATGTCGGAAAGAGTCTCTTCAAGCATTTCATCGTCTCCATAGTCCACGCCAAAATGCTCCAGTTCGCCTCTCAGAAGCCGAAAAGCGATCTCATCCTCTGAATCCCCTTTCCCGAATCTCCGCTCAGGGTCAGCCAGAAGCACAACCACGCCGCGGTCATGGTAATCCGGCCTCCCGGCGCGCCCAAGCATCTGCTGGAACTCCCTCACGTTTAACCATTCGATGCCCATTGCAAGTGATTCAAAAATCACCTGCGATGCAGGGAAATCCACACCTGCTGCAAGCGCCGCCGTTGTCACAATTACGGGCAGCTCTCCTTTCCCGAATTTCTCTTCCACTTTTTTCCGTTCGCTATAAGAAAGTCCTGCATGGTAAGGCATCGCTTTTATAGAAAGACCATCAGCAAGCAAATGGCAGTTCCGGCGCGAGTTGGTAAATACAATGGTCTGACCGCGAAACCCCTTTGAGGACTTCATATTGTATTCCTGCCAGGCAAGCCGCTCGATCAATCTCTTCTTCTCATATTCGGGCGCAAAAATAAGATGCCTTTCAATTGGAACCGGGCGCTCCTCGAACTCGATTAATTCTGCACCAAGTTTACGAGCAAGCCATTGCGGTTTTCCCACGGTAGCCGAGAGGTATATATACTGCGCATCAGGTGCAATGAATTTCAAGCGTGCGATAAGACCATCAAGCCTGTGCCCCCTCTCTGTGTCTTCGAGCATGTGCACCTCGTCAATAACTACCGTCCCTATGTTGCCGAGCGATTTTGTACTGCCTGACCTGATGACAAAGTCGATGCCTTCGTAGGTCCCAACGATTATATCCGAGGAAAGCGAGGTCCGCATACCTTTTGTGCCTTTTATTATGCGGCTCGTACCCACCCGCAGGGAGGTCGTTGCCATGGAAGAATAGCGCTTGTTGAATTGTCCATATTTCTGGTTAGCAAGCGCTACAAGTGGCACAAGGAATAACATCTTCCCTTTTTTGTTCAGGATGTTCTGGATGCCTGCAAGCTCGCCCACCAGCGTCTTGCCTGTGGCAGTAGCCGAAACGATTAACTGGTTTTTTCCCTCGAGGAGTCCTGCCTCTACTGAAAGTGCCTGGACAGGCATCAGTTCTTCAAGCTGGTTAAGTAGTATCTTTTTGAGTTCTGAATGCACAGCCAGGTCTTTTACTTTTATCGAGCGCTCAACCCTGCTGGCTTCTATTGTATCGAATCTTGTCAATCCCGAATCCA
The sequence above is drawn from the Candidatus Methanoperedens sp. genome and encodes:
- a CDS encoding DEAD/DEAH box helicase, which encodes MLSLIIHPQESKILVLPIKNNDIEPIFQGILILKNTSKGARAGKFRIKQGEKEEFRAPDELIELLRLADKILIAEGNEVSEAGFKELLSAYQLDYGYTTTCRLCLLAGKYTTVNNNSIRFNNESICEECAKKELTREAKSLKIGAHGQERLVHILLKARNLDRVLAMLSPEKLDSGLTRFDTIEASRVERSIKVKDLAVHSELKKILLNQLEELMPVQALSVEAGLLEGKNQLIVSATATGKTLVGELAGIQNILNKKGKMLFLVPLVALANQKYGQFNKRYSSMATTSLRVGTSRIIKGTKGMRTSLSSDIIVGTYEGIDFVIRSGSTKSLGNIGTVVIDEVHMLEDTERGHRLDGLIARLKFIAPDAQYIYLSATVGKPQWLARKLGAELIEFEERPVPIERHLIFAPEYEKKRLIERLAWQEYNMKSSKGFRGQTIVFTNSRRNCHLLADGLSIKAMPYHAGLSYSERKKVEEKFGKGELPVIVTTAALAAGVDFPASQVIFESLAMGIEWLNVREFQQMLGRAGRPDYHDRGVVVLLADPERRFGKGDSEDEIAFRLLRGELEHFGVDYGDDEMLEETLSDIVVAHKLQDIRKINGLLLGEGDLDYLLGKLAEYKFIEKTNAGFYPTGLGSIVASHFLSVEQTFLIKNAVVSGREPMDIVTELETMDAVYFRFASQLSDALGTDIPTRVFGAGLDIVFSADGFAKLKENLRRTMLELAREFMTCTCRDSPYCGCAERKFSARVIELCAEGLSPDGIIAELEKQYGVYAYAGDVLGYLDGAARTLEAVELIAGIYGKKELGEKARGLRERMEG
- a CDS encoding TraB/GumN family protein; this translates as MNNGTYTVSCNFNYRNPAAPSGSKIILVGTAHVSDKSVALVNEVIEREKPDIVAVELDKARYQALKGEEEVHEINVKEMLSGGKFYYFLLQWLLAYIQKKIGADTGVKPGAEMLSAIEKAEKTGARVALIDRDIQLTLGRFWNKMSFFEKLKLFVSLIGATVGFGGKEIDMETVTDEDVVTQLVAELRKMAPSAASVLIDERDAFMAKNLLEISKEGSVVAVVGAGHREGIQRYLDAPETIPPIEELTTLSKKGFSWFKAATIAFIAMVVGMLALLVLGGYPLEKLLTAMLYLFVAQGILSAVGVIIARGHPLSALTAFSLAWFAFLHPFLAIGWLVGVVEAHFRPPTTEDFMIIMKIETMKELMQNRLFRIILVAGLANLGSMVGTFVAIPFMVHYLGITNPLDILKTALATGFHTLRGLI
- a CDS encoding CBS domain-containing protein, translated to MAASIQIGKIMGIPIRLHITFLLILPVFGWIFANNPPPFGFNDPGIPTALQYALGMSAALFLFIGVLLHELGHSYVAKRHGTNIQSITLFLFGGVSSLEEIPRNPKVEFKMAATGPGVSFLIGLVLALAYSLTKPSDLSYFSYLFLDISKNPYLRLVWLVGYINIILGIFNLIPAFPMDGGRVLRAWLAGRMSYIRATHAAANIGKMFAIFMGIFGFLNIAFGGFWLLLIAFFIYIGASEEEKATEVSVVLEGVKIKDIMSTDIHSVPSGMSAEGLVEHMFKFKHMGYPVVDDGRLEGIVTFTDVQKVHRGERKNVKISQIMTKEIISLPEDEDAVNAIKLMTINNIGRIIITKDKKMVGIVSRTDLLRSVQLLEQHE